A stretch of Streptomyces vietnamensis DNA encodes these proteins:
- a CDS encoding ABC transporter ATP-binding protein, with amino-acid sequence MTTTAVTENGAALALDRVSRAYGGGAPALDGVDLVVPRGRFLAVMGRSGSGKSTLLRCAAGLERPTAGRVRIGGTDLATLRTTGLTRLRRDRIGFVFQSLNLVSALNVRENVTLPLLLAGARESRALDARALAGLDAVGLADRAEDRPESLSGGQRQRVAIARALVNEPEVVFADEPTAALDPVTAAGVLALLRRAVDERGRTVVLVTHDPTAATWADEAVFLDRGRIAGRLDRPDEARVRAVLGGLGTAGVRAALGGLGEAGRQPAVAR; translated from the coding sequence ATGACGACGACAGCAGTGACGGAGAACGGCGCCGCCCTCGCCCTGGACAGGGTGAGCCGTGCGTACGGAGGCGGGGCGCCCGCGCTCGACGGGGTCGACCTGGTCGTGCCGCGCGGGCGTTTCCTGGCCGTGATGGGCCGGTCGGGCTCCGGCAAGTCCACCCTGCTGCGCTGCGCGGCCGGGCTCGAACGGCCGACGGCCGGGCGGGTACGGATCGGGGGCACCGACCTCGCCACCCTGAGGACGACCGGCCTGACCCGGCTCCGGCGGGACCGGATCGGCTTCGTTTTCCAGTCGCTCAACCTCGTCTCCGCGCTGAACGTGCGCGAGAACGTCACCCTGCCGCTGCTCCTCGCCGGGGCCCGCGAGAGCCGGGCGCTCGACGCCCGCGCCCTGGCAGGACTCGACGCCGTGGGGCTCGCCGACCGGGCCGAGGACCGGCCCGAGAGCCTCTCCGGCGGCCAGCGGCAGCGGGTGGCGATCGCCCGCGCCCTCGTCAACGAGCCCGAGGTCGTCTTCGCCGACGAGCCGACCGCCGCCCTCGACCCGGTCACGGCGGCCGGAGTCCTCGCCCTGCTGCGGCGCGCGGTCGACGAGCGGGGGCGCACGGTCGTCCTCGTCACCCACGACCCGACCGCCGCGACCTGGGCGGACGAGGCCGTGTTCCTGGACCGGGGCCGCATCGCCGGCCGCCTCGACCGCCCGGACGAGGCGCGCGTACGGGCGGTGCTCGGCGGTCTCGGCACGGCGGGCGTACGAGCGGCGCTCGGCGGTCTCGGCGAGGCGGGGCGGCAGCCGGCGGTGGCGCGGTGA
- the tmk gene encoding dTMP kinase, with translation MTRAEQPDRLGDSDAALVADSRERAVRALLRHQPLRRLWSAHLVGSTGDALALLVLVLLGLQAAVAEGALGGGYRGAAFAVATVVGVRLLASVLFGAVLLGPLTALTGPSGPLDRRWTMIGADGLRIALLVIAPLWIDWIPGSALWYLLGTVFVTGAAERLWTVGREGAAPALLPAPPLEGAAVRPLPDHLGALRRLSLRTGFLAVPAAAAVLLVATLVGNLLGAGIDWFSQHQAALGSYVAAGLFAASVTVLYAMALPGGETPRPRSPLEGLRRPRTGSGEGEGRTAEKGRTGALPLLVLASATVAGAIAAAASLAVLHAYDLGGGPVTYALLILALSGATAVGIRTAGSVLPVLSRRRLLALATTVTGVALIAMGLVPDTATVLFLAALAGYAAGVAANTGHHLIDQETEEPRRARTTEHLQATARVAMGLGALAAPLLAAAIGPHRLASEDFVFAHGGAAFTLVLVGALLLPVAALLLAKTDDRAGVPLRRDLRDALRGSDPVQAPSPTGFFIALEGGDGAGKSTQVQALAEWIRAKGHEVVVTREPGATPIGKRLRSILLDVSSAGLSNRAEALLYAADRAEHVDSLVRPALERGAIVLSDRYIDSSVAYQGAGRDLSPTEIARISRWATDGLVPNLTVVLDVSPETARERFTEAPDRLESEPPEFHARVRAGFLALAAADPSRYLVVDAGQEPEAVTTVVRHRLDRMLPLSEAEVKAVEEARRKAEEEARRLAEEEAARKAEEERLERERQEQLAKLRAEEEERKRREEEEARRLEAERKAEEERRRAEEARIAAEEERKRLAAEEKARQEEQERLRREAEEEARLRAEAEERRLEKQRKAEEALLRAEEARRMAEAAAAAKAAEEAAAKAAAEKLAAEAAAKAAAERAAAERAAAELAAARRAEAAKAAREKAAREREAAEAAAAERTAAAERAARSARSARSAEVSANEVTVPTPVVKPDAPTVSPDEVTVETPIVRPGAERPEAETAVLPQIRDPRDADETAVLPPVRDPRAADETAVLPPVRGAGASDPADRVPPGIFRDERTGRDEPHGANDRTRELPQLDENGRPRRRSDWAEETPLDDLPTLADELFGPHEDEDEGPRRRR, from the coding sequence ATGACGCGAGCAGAGCAGCCAGACCGCCTGGGCGATTCCGACGCCGCACTCGTCGCGGATTCCCGGGAGCGCGCCGTACGCGCCCTCTTGCGCCATCAGCCGCTGCGCCGGCTGTGGAGCGCCCACCTGGTCGGCAGCACCGGTGACGCCCTCGCCCTCCTCGTCCTCGTCCTCCTGGGCCTCCAGGCCGCGGTCGCCGAGGGCGCGCTCGGGGGCGGCTACCGGGGGGCCGCGTTCGCCGTGGCGACCGTCGTCGGCGTCCGGCTGCTCGCCTCGGTTCTCTTCGGGGCCGTGCTCCTCGGGCCGCTGACCGCGCTCACCGGGCCGTCAGGACCGCTCGACCGGCGCTGGACCATGATCGGTGCCGACGGGCTGCGGATCGCGTTGCTCGTCATCGCCCCGCTGTGGATCGACTGGATCCCCGGCAGCGCCCTCTGGTACCTGCTCGGCACCGTCTTCGTCACCGGCGCGGCCGAGCGGCTGTGGACCGTCGGCCGTGAGGGCGCCGCGCCCGCGCTGCTGCCCGCGCCGCCCCTGGAGGGCGCCGCCGTACGGCCGCTGCCCGACCACCTCGGCGCGCTGCGCCGGCTGTCCCTGCGGACCGGCTTCCTCGCCGTCCCCGCCGCGGCCGCCGTGCTGCTCGTCGCCACCCTCGTCGGGAACCTGCTGGGCGCCGGGATCGACTGGTTCTCGCAGCACCAGGCGGCCCTCGGCTCGTACGTCGCCGCCGGCCTGTTCGCCGCCTCCGTCACCGTCCTGTACGCGATGGCGCTGCCCGGCGGGGAGACGCCGCGGCCCCGCTCGCCCCTGGAGGGCCTGCGCCGGCCGAGGACCGGTTCCGGCGAGGGCGAGGGCCGCACGGCCGAGAAGGGCCGCACCGGTGCCCTGCCGCTGCTCGTCCTCGCCTCCGCCACCGTCGCCGGGGCGATCGCCGCGGCCGCGTCCCTCGCCGTGCTCCACGCGTACGACCTGGGCGGCGGGCCCGTCACGTACGCCCTCCTGATCCTGGCGCTCAGCGGCGCCACCGCCGTCGGCATCCGCACCGCGGGCTCCGTCCTGCCGGTGCTGTCCCGGCGCCGGCTGCTCGCCCTCGCGACCACCGTCACCGGCGTCGCCCTGATCGCGATGGGCCTGGTCCCGGACACGGCGACCGTGCTGTTCCTCGCCGCCCTCGCCGGATACGCCGCCGGGGTCGCCGCGAACACCGGCCACCACCTGATCGACCAGGAGACCGAGGAGCCCCGCCGGGCCCGGACCACCGAGCACCTCCAGGCCACCGCCCGCGTCGCCATGGGCCTGGGCGCGCTCGCCGCGCCGCTGCTCGCCGCCGCGATCGGCCCGCACCGGCTCGCCTCCGAGGACTTCGTCTTCGCGCACGGCGGCGCCGCCTTCACGCTCGTCCTCGTCGGCGCCCTGCTGCTCCCGGTCGCCGCGCTGCTCCTCGCGAAGACCGACGACCGGGCGGGCGTCCCGCTCCGCCGCGACCTGCGCGACGCGCTGCGCGGCTCCGACCCGGTGCAGGCGCCGTCCCCGACCGGTTTCTTCATCGCCCTGGAGGGCGGCGACGGCGCCGGGAAGTCCACGCAGGTCCAGGCGCTCGCCGAGTGGATCCGCGCCAAGGGCCACGAGGTCGTCGTCACCCGCGAGCCGGGCGCCACGCCGATCGGCAAGCGGCTCCGCTCGATCCTCCTCGACGTGTCGTCGGCGGGGCTCTCGAACCGCGCCGAGGCCCTGCTGTACGCGGCCGACCGCGCCGAGCACGTCGACTCCCTGGTCCGGCCGGCCCTGGAGCGGGGCGCGATCGTCCTCTCCGACCGGTACATCGACTCGTCCGTGGCCTACCAGGGCGCGGGCCGCGACCTGTCACCGACGGAGATCGCCCGCATCTCGCGCTGGGCGACCGACGGTCTCGTGCCGAACCTGACCGTGGTCCTGGACGTCTCCCCGGAGACCGCGAGGGAACGGTTCACCGAGGCGCCCGACCGCCTTGAGTCCGAGCCGCCGGAGTTCCACGCGCGCGTACGGGCCGGTTTCCTCGCCCTCGCGGCCGCCGACCCCAGCCGCTACCTCGTCGTCGACGCCGGCCAGGAGCCGGAGGCCGTCACCACCGTCGTGCGCCACCGGCTCGACCGGATGCTGCCGCTCTCCGAGGCCGAGGTGAAGGCCGTGGAGGAGGCCCGCCGGAAGGCCGAGGAGGAGGCCCGGCGCCTGGCGGAGGAAGAGGCCGCCCGCAAGGCCGAGGAGGAGCGCCTGGAGCGCGAGCGGCAGGAGCAGCTCGCCAAGCTCCGCGCCGAGGAGGAGGAGCGCAAGCGGCGCGAGGAGGAAGAGGCGCGCCGCCTGGAGGCCGAGCGGAAGGCCGAGGAGGAGCGTCGCAGGGCCGAGGAGGCCCGGATCGCCGCCGAGGAGGAGCGCAAGCGGCTCGCGGCCGAGGAGAAGGCCCGCCAGGAGGAGCAGGAGCGGCTCCGCAGGGAGGCCGAGGAGGAGGCCCGGCTGCGGGCCGAGGCCGAGGAGCGCCGCCTGGAGAAGCAGCGCAAGGCCGAGGAGGCCCTGCTGCGCGCCGAGGAGGCGCGCCGGATGGCCGAGGCCGCCGCGGCCGCGAAGGCCGCGGAGGAGGCAGCGGCGAAGGCCGCCGCCGAGAAGCTCGCCGCCGAGGCCGCCGCGAAGGCCGCGGCGGAGCGGGCGGCCGCCGAGCGTGCCGCGGCGGAGCTCGCCGCCGCGCGGCGGGCCGAGGCGGCGAAGGCGGCCCGGGAGAAGGCCGCGCGGGAGCGGGAGGCCGCGGAGGCGGCCGCCGCCGAGCGGACGGCCGCGGCGGAGCGTGCGGCCCGTTCCGCCCGTTCCGCTCGTTCCGCCGAGGTGTCGGCGAACGAGGTCACCGTGCCGACGCCGGTCGTGAAGCCGGACGCGCCGACCGTCTCGCCGGACGAGGTCACCGTCGAGACGCCGATCGTGCGGCCCGGGGCCGAGAGGCCGGAGGCGGAGACCGCCGTCCTGCCGCAGATCCGGGACCCGCGGGACGCCGACGAGACCGCCGTGCTGCCTCCCGTACGGGACCCCAGGGCCGCCGACGAGACGGCCGTGCTGCCTCCGGTGCGGGGTGCCGGGGCGTCCGACCCCGCCGACCGGGTGCCGCCGGGCATCTTCCGTGACGAGCGGACCGGGCGCGACGAGCCGCACGGTGCGAACGACCGGACCCGGGAGCTGCCCCAGCTCGACGAGAACGGCCGGCCGCGCCGCCGCTCCGACTGGGCGGAGGAGACCCCGCTCGACGATCTGCCGACCCTCGCGGACGAGCTGTTCGGCCCGCACGAGGACGAGGACGAGGGCCCGCGCCGCCGTCGCTGA